The sequence CTGGGAAGCAAGCTCGAAGCCCGGGGAAGATTCACCATCTTCCTCACCATCGCTGTTCTCATTCCGATCCTGTACTTGATAAAAGGGACTCTGACCTATCTGAGCGCCTACTATGTCCGGGCCGTTGGGCTGCAGGCGATCCTGGATCTCCGTCGCGATCTCTACGATCGCATTCAAAGGCAGAGCGCCGCGTTCTTCTCCCTGAATCCGACGGGGCTCCTCATCTCCCGGCTGACCTCGGACATCGCCCGGATGCAAAGGACAGTCTCCGGCGACCTGGCCGATGTCTTCCGTCTCACTTTCATCATCCTTGGGCAGATCGTGTGGGTTTTCTATTTGTATCCGAAACTTTCAGCAGTCTGCCTCATCGCCCTGCCCCTGATTCTGTTTCCGATCGTCCGCTTCGGACGGCGGCTGAAGGTTACCAGCCGCACGAGCCAGGAGAAGATGGCCGACGTCACCAACATCCTGAAGGAGACGATCACCAATCAGCGGATCGTCAAAGGGTTCGTGATGGAGGAGTACGAGGTGGGCCGCTTCTCCGATGCCCTGCGCAAGGTGCAGCGCCAGGAGCTGCGCGGGGCCCGTCTGGTCTCGCTCTCACCCCCCATCATGGAGATGGTCGGGGCCCTGGTGGCTGCCATGCTGGTGGGATATGCGGGCTACCAGATCTCACGCGGCGCCGTGAATCCGGGAGAATTCGCGAGCTTCCTGGTCTCGCTCTTCTGGCTCTATGCTTCCGTAAGAAACCTTGCGAAGATCAACAATGACCTGCAGCAGTCCATGGCGGCGACCCGTCGCGTTTTCGAGATGATGGACCTCGACCTTTCCGTCCGTGACAAGACAGACGCTGTTCTCCTGCCTCCCTTCCGCGATCGCATCGAGTTCCGGGAGGTCGCGTTCCGATATCAGGCCAAGCCAGTCCTCGAAGGCGTCGATCTCGAGGTCCTTCGGGGGCAGATGATCGCGCTCGTCGGGGGGAGCGGGTCCGGGAAGACCACCCTCCTCAACCTGCTGCCGCGCTTCTACGACGTGACCTCCGGATCGGTGACCATCGACGGGGTCGACGTGCGCGAAGTCACGCTCGCTTCCCTGCGCGCGCAGATCGCCCTGGTCACCCAGGAGATACTCCTGTTCGACGACACGGTGCGCCACAACATCGCCTACGGCCGTCCGGACGTACCGCTGTCCCAGGTGGAAGCGGCGGCGCGCGCCGCCTATGCGCACGACTTCATCCTGCGGCTCCCGAAGGGATACGACACGCCGCTGGGGGAAGCGGGACATCTGCTGTCGGTCGGCGAGCGCCAGCGGATCTCCATCGCACGGGCCCTGCTGAAGGACGCTCCCATCCTGATCCTCGACGAAGCCACCTCGGCACTCGACGCCGAGTCGGAGGCCATGGTTCAGAAGGCCCTGAACAACCTGATGCAGGGACGCACCACCTTCGTGATCGCGCACCGGCTGTCGACCGTGCGCAACGCCGATCGGATCGCGGTCCTCGAAGGCGGACGGATCGTCGAGCAGGGGAGTCACGAGACGCTGCTCCAGCGCCAGGGAGCCTACGCCCGGCTCTATGAGCTGCAGTTCCGGGAGGGCACCGGAACCCACGGATGAGTCCCGCCCGCCGTCCGCTCCTGTTCCTGGCCGTGATCTGCCTGGTCCTCTTCTCCTTCAAGATTGGAAACCGGGACTTCTGGAACCCGGACGAGCCGCGCTACGCCGGCGTCACCCGCGCCATGCTCGAATCCGGTGACTGGCTGCTGCTGCGCAACGCCGGGGAGGTCTACACCCACAAGCCGCCGCTGTTCTTCTGGCTGAGCTCCATCGCGGCGACCGCCGGCGGCGGGCTGAACGAGACTACGGCGCGCTGGGTCCCGTGCCTGGCCGCGGTGGGCTGCGTTCTGGCCACCTTCCTGCTGGGAGCGCCGCTGGTCGGACAGAGGGCCGCCTTCTTCGGGGCCCTGGTCCTGGCCACCTCGCAGCGCTTCTTCCTGGAGGCGCGCTGGGTGCACACCGACTCGCTGCTGGCGCTCTGGGTGGTGCTGGCGATGACGGGCGCGCACCGGGCGCTGGCGGGA comes from Candidatus Polarisedimenticolia bacterium and encodes:
- a CDS encoding ABC transporter ATP-binding protein, which gives rise to LGSKLEARGRFTIFLTIAVLIPILYLIKGTLTYLSAYYVRAVGLQAILDLRRDLYDRIQRQSAAFFSLNPTGLLISRLTSDIARMQRTVSGDLADVFRLTFIILGQIVWVFYLYPKLSAVCLIALPLILFPIVRFGRRLKVTSRTSQEKMADVTNILKETITNQRIVKGFVMEEYEVGRFSDALRKVQRQELRGARLVSLSPPIMEMVGALVAAMLVGYAGYQISRGAVNPGEFASFLVSLFWLYASVRNLAKINNDLQQSMAATRRVFEMMDLDLSVRDKTDAVLLPPFRDRIEFREVAFRYQAKPVLEGVDLEVLRGQMIALVGGSGSGKTTLLNLLPRFYDVTSGSVTIDGVDVREVTLASLRAQIALVTQEILLFDDTVRHNIAYGRPDVPLSQVEAAARAAYAHDFILRLPKGYDTPLGEAGHLLSVGERQRISIARALLKDAPILILDEATSALDAESEAMVQKALNNLMQGRTTFVIAHRLSTVRNADRIAVLEGGRIVEQGSHETLLQRQGAYARLYELQFREGTGTHG